Proteins encoded in a region of the Methanobrevibacter millerae genome:
- the leuS gene encoding leucine--tRNA ligase translates to MIEKKWQKKWADEKLFESNPNNKEKLFITVAFPYPSGAMHIGHGRTYTVPDVYARFKRMEGYNVLFPMAWHVTGAPVIGIADRIKRKDPWTLDLYENVHRVPKDELPKLEDPEYIVRYFSSEYNEVMHDMGYSIDWRREFRTIDPTYKKFIEWQITTLYEKGLIQRGEHPVKYCPNCDNPVGDHDLLEGEGVGVNELTLLKFKIDDKILVTATLRPETIVGATNIWLNPDVEYVLVKAENENWVITKEAHYNLQHQIKDLEIISEINPNDLIGKMAINPFTGDELPIFPASFVSASYGSGVVFSEPADAPADYIALQDLKKNDELIAKYNLEGIIENVVPIPVCSVKGYGEIPAAGIIERLGITDQNDEKLHEATNELYKIQHSKGIILDSIPGFGGKKVRFAREELKDELISKNMATVMYDFAERPVVCRCGNNCVVKIMDDQWFMKYSNPEWTEKTHKVLERETIIPPEVKNNFNYYIDWLDDWACSRKVGLGTRLPWDNKWLIEPLTDSTIYMSYYSVARFLKDMDPEDLNRAFFDKIYLNKDSDDIKVAPEVVKEIQDEFNYWYPLDWRLSAKDLVGNHLSFLMFHHSAIFPEDKWPKGTVVFGMGLLEGNKMSSSKGNVILLKDAIEDYTADVVRLFLMASAEPWQDFDWREKEVLGTKRRLEWFREFAGKVEEIKGSPLDLSNIEEVELTRTIDLWMLSQLNQHIKASTEALEVFQTRKALQESLFLLKKDIDHYLYRVNHLLDKQDPAVVYVLSTVLESWIRLLAPFTPHTCEELWSTYGGKGFVSTAEWPEADESLISLEIEKSEELVQNLIKDINQIKKMVGDKAEKVHIYLAPNWKWDLYKIADEVGKPDIGQIMGRAIGANIYDNKKEIAAVAKKIGREMTKTKYVGKIDEAQIIDDAIEYISNEVSSQIIVHTDDSYDPQNKAKNAMPYKPAILIE, encoded by the coding sequence GTGATAGAAAAAAAATGGCAAAAGAAATGGGCTGATGAAAAATTATTTGAATCAAACCCTAATAATAAAGAAAAATTATTCATTACAGTAGCTTTCCCATACCCTAGTGGTGCAATGCATATTGGTCACGGCCGTACATATACTGTACCTGATGTTTATGCAAGATTTAAAAGAATGGAAGGTTATAACGTTTTATTCCCAATGGCATGGCACGTAACCGGTGCTCCAGTTATTGGAATAGCAGACAGGATTAAAAGAAAAGATCCATGGACTTTAGACCTGTACGAAAATGTTCACAGAGTCCCAAAAGACGAATTACCTAAATTAGAAGACCCGGAATATATCGTGAGATACTTCAGTAGCGAATATAATGAAGTAATGCATGATATGGGATATTCAATTGACTGGAGACGTGAATTTAGGACAATTGATCCAACCTACAAAAAATTCATAGAATGGCAAATTACAACATTATACGAAAAAGGATTAATCCAAAGAGGAGAACATCCCGTAAAATACTGTCCGAATTGTGACAATCCTGTTGGAGACCACGATTTGCTTGAAGGAGAAGGGGTTGGAGTTAATGAATTAACTTTACTCAAATTCAAAATTGACGATAAAATTTTGGTTACCGCTACATTAAGGCCGGAAACCATTGTTGGAGCAACAAACATCTGGTTAAATCCTGATGTTGAATATGTTTTAGTTAAAGCAGAAAATGAAAACTGGGTAATAACCAAAGAAGCCCATTACAATTTACAGCACCAAATCAAAGATTTGGAAATCATATCCGAAATCAATCCAAATGATTTGATTGGAAAAATGGCAATCAATCCATTTACTGGTGATGAATTACCAATTTTCCCAGCAAGCTTTGTAAGCGCATCCTACGGAAGCGGTGTAGTATTTTCAGAACCTGCTGATGCACCTGCAGATTATATTGCTCTTCAAGATTTGAAGAAAAACGATGAATTAATAGCTAAATATAATCTAGAGGGAATAATAGAAAATGTAGTTCCAATCCCAGTCTGTAGCGTTAAAGGTTATGGAGAAATTCCTGCAGCAGGCATAATTGAAAGATTAGGAATTACAGACCAAAACGATGAAAAATTACATGAAGCCACTAATGAACTTTATAAAATTCAGCACAGTAAGGGAATAATTCTCGACAGCATACCTGGTTTTGGTGGTAAAAAAGTCAGATTTGCCCGTGAAGAATTAAAAGATGAGTTAATTTCCAAAAATATGGCTACAGTAATGTATGACTTCGCTGAAAGGCCTGTCGTCTGCAGATGTGGAAACAACTGTGTTGTAAAAATAATGGATGATCAATGGTTTATGAAATATTCCAATCCGGAATGGACAGAAAAAACCCATAAGGTGCTTGAAAGGGAAACCATTATCCCTCCAGAAGTAAAAAATAATTTCAACTATTATATTGACTGGTTAGATGATTGGGCATGTTCTAGAAAAGTTGGACTTGGAACAAGACTTCCATGGGATAACAAATGGCTGATTGAACCATTAACCGACTCTACAATCTACATGTCATATTATTCTGTTGCAAGATTCTTGAAAGATATGGATCCTGAAGACTTGAATCGTGCATTCTTTGATAAAATATATTTAAACAAGGATTCTGATGACATCAAAGTTGCACCAGAAGTAGTTAAAGAAATTCAGGACGAATTCAACTACTGGTACCCTCTTGATTGGAGATTATCAGCAAAAGATCTTGTAGGAAATCATTTAAGCTTTTTAATGTTCCACCACAGCGCAATATTCCCTGAAGACAAATGGCCTAAAGGAACTGTTGTGTTTGGAATGGGTCTTTTGGAAGGAAATAAGATGTCATCATCAAAAGGTAATGTTATCCTTTTAAAAGATGCAATTGAAGATTATACCGCAGATGTTGTAAGATTATTCTTAATGGCATCAGCAGAACCATGGCAGGACTTTGACTGGAGAGAAAAAGAAGTTCTTGGAACTAAAAGAAGACTCGAGTGGTTTAGGGAATTTGCAGGAAAAGTTGAAGAAATCAAAGGTTCCCCATTAGACCTAAGCAACATTGAAGAAGTTGAATTAACTAGAACAATTGATTTATGGATGTTAAGCCAACTCAACCAACATATCAAAGCATCAACTGAAGCTTTAGAAGTTTTCCAAACAAGAAAAGCATTACAGGAATCATTGTTCTTACTTAAAAAGGATATTGATCACTACCTCTACAGAGTAAATCATTTGCTTGATAAACAGGACCCTGCAGTAGTTTATGTGTTATCTACAGTACTGGAATCATGGATTAGATTGCTTGCGCCATTTACACCACACACATGTGAAGAATTATGGTCAACATATGGCGGAAAAGGTTTCGTAAGTACTGCTGAATGGCCTGAAGCTGATGAAAGCTTAATAAGTCTTGAAATTGAAAAATCAGAAGAATTAGTTCAAAATCTTATTAAAGACATTAATCAGATTAAAAAGATGGTTGGAGATAAAGCTGAAAAAGTTCACATTTATCTTGCTCCTAACTGGAAATGGGACTTATACAAAATAGCAGATGAAGTTGGAAAACCTGACATTGGCCAAATCATGGGCCGTGCTATTGGAGCTAATATTTATGATAATAAAAAAGAAATAGCAGCCGTAGCCAAAAAGATTGGCCGTGAAATGACCAAAACAAAATATGTGGGCAAAATCGATGAAGCACAAATAATTGATGATGCAATAGAATATATCTCCAATGAAGTTTCATCACAAATCATCGTTCACACAGATGATTCATATGACCCTCAAAACAAGGCTAAAAATGCAATGCCTTATAAACCAGCTATTCTAATTGAATAG
- a CDS encoding NAD+ synthase, whose amino-acid sequence MNEIPKLDVKKTKDDIVEFVQNKVSEANADGLVVGLSGGIDSTLAAFLACEAVGKKNVFGIVMPSTTTPTEDKLHGTAIAQLLGINYKEIAIDSILNEFLSVTQLEEDKLSIGNLKARIRMSIIYFYANSKNYLVSGTGNKSEILIGYFTKHGDGACDIEPIGDLYKTDVYQLAKYLEIPQEIIDKPPRAGLWNNQTDEDEIGMTYELLDKILYRNLEKDIDAKSIADELDIEVDEVNNIINRVYRNKHKSTVPESPKKTTMVI is encoded by the coding sequence ATGAACGAAATTCCAAAATTAGATGTGAAAAAAACAAAAGACGATATTGTTGAATTCGTTCAAAATAAAGTATCAGAAGCTAATGCAGATGGACTTGTAGTAGGATTAAGTGGTGGAATCGACTCCACATTAGCTGCATTTTTAGCTTGTGAAGCTGTTGGAAAGAAAAATGTTTTTGGAATAGTTATGCCTTCAACAACAACACCAACAGAAGATAAACTTCATGGTACTGCAATAGCACAACTATTAGGAATAAATTATAAGGAAATTGCTATTGACAGTATCTTAAACGAATTCTTATCAGTTACACAATTAGAAGAAGACAAATTATCAATAGGCAATCTTAAAGCAAGAATAAGAATGTCAATTATTTATTTTTATGCTAATTCCAAAAACTACCTGGTTAGCGGTACAGGTAATAAAAGCGAAATCTTGATTGGTTACTTTACAAAGCATGGAGATGGTGCATGTGACATTGAACCAATTGGGGACTTGTATAAAACTGATGTTTATCAGTTAGCCAAATATTTAGAAATTCCTCAAGAAATCATCGATAAACCGCCTAGAGCAGGATTATGGAATAATCAAACCGATGAAGATGAAATTGGAATGACTTATGAATTGCTTGATAAAATATTATACAGAAATTTAGAAAAAGATATTGATGCAAAATCAATAGCTGATGAATTAGATATTGAAGTTGATGAAGTTAATAATATTATAAATAGAGTTTATAGGAACAAACATAAGAGTACAGTTCCTGAAAGCCCTAAAAAGACTACAATGGTGATTTAG
- a CDS encoding nuclear transport factor 2 family protein: protein MSDVEILSKRTFGGAEKEVLDSFVEYQQALIDKNEDKLNELMADDYILTHMSGKKQTKAQFIEEVMNGTLNYFKSEIHDPNILFDDDENATFISDVTLTARVYGASGAWTIDTVMDFKKINGKWIIGKWDT from the coding sequence ATGTCAGATGTAGAAATTTTATCCAAAAGAACTTTTGGCGGTGCTGAGAAGGAAGTTTTAGACAGCTTTGTTGAATATCAGCAGGCATTAATAGATAAAAATGAAGATAAGTTAAATGAATTGATGGCTGATGATTATATATTAACTCATATGTCCGGTAAAAAACAGACAAAAGCACAATTCATTGAAGAAGTGATGAACGGCACTCTAAATTATTTCAAATCAGAGATTCATGATCCCAACATTTTGTTTGATGATGATGAAAATGCAACATTCATTTCTGATGTCACTTTAACGGCTCGGGTATATGGTGCAAGCGGTGCATGGACGATAGATACGGTAATGGATTTTAAAAAAATAAATGGTAAATGGATAATTGGAAAATGGGACACCTAA
- a CDS encoding carbon starvation protein A produces MYSFVICSLALIASYFVYGKFIERITGVDESRETPAYRLQDGVDYMPMPKIKNFLVHFLNIAGLGPIFGAIQGALFGPAAFLWITLGTIFIGSIHDFFSGYMSLRNDGMTMPSIISKYLGTKIQKIMAVLIIMTGILVAATFAKGAAELLSNLTNISIIIWMTIIFIYFLIATVFPIDKIIGKIYPIFGALLLIMIVLMTGALILNPAYTIPEFTTQGVYLTNKSIFPYLFVTIACGAISGFHASQSPIVARCIENEKDARPVFFGAMVIEGLVALCWAAIAMAFFHGQPQLAAIYGAAPSVAVSEMAMTLVGPIGLVLTIIGVVVCPITTGDTSLRSSRITIADELNLNHEKLIPRLKIAVPLFLAAFGLSFIDFGLIWRYFAWAQLIVATIVLYAASAYLIQKEKPYIIALLPAIICTLIAFAYILQAPEGLRLPSMTANIISVIATVIIGIIFIKKFKS; encoded by the coding sequence ATGTATAGTTTTGTTATTTGTTCTTTGGCATTGATTGCATCTTACTTCGTGTATGGAAAATTTATTGAAAGGATAACTGGTGTAGACGAAAGTCGCGAAACACCCGCATATAGACTGCAAGATGGTGTTGATTATATGCCTATGCCAAAAATCAAGAACTTTTTAGTTCATTTTTTAAATATTGCAGGGCTAGGGCCTATATTTGGAGCAATTCAAGGTGCATTGTTTGGACCTGCAGCATTCTTATGGATTACATTAGGTACAATTTTTATCGGAAGCATTCATGATTTCTTTTCAGGCTACATGTCCCTGCGCAATGACGGAATGACAATGCCCAGCATCATTTCAAAGTATTTGGGAACTAAAATTCAAAAGATTATGGCAGTTCTTATTATAATGACAGGAATTCTTGTTGCAGCTACTTTTGCAAAAGGAGCTGCTGAATTACTTAGCAACTTAACGAACATTTCTATAATTATCTGGATGACAATAATATTTATTTATTTTTTAATTGCTACAGTATTTCCTATTGATAAAATCATTGGAAAAATATATCCTATTTTTGGAGCATTATTACTGATTATGATTGTGTTAATGACCGGAGCATTAATATTAAATCCAGCATACACAATTCCTGAGTTTACAACACAAGGAGTATATTTAACTAACAAAAGCATTTTCCCATATCTCTTTGTTACCATTGCCTGTGGAGCCATCTCAGGATTTCACGCATCACAATCTCCAATTGTTGCAAGATGTATTGAAAATGAAAAGGACGCTAGGCCAGTATTTTTTGGTGCAATGGTAATAGAAGGTTTAGTTGCACTTTGCTGGGCTGCTATCGCAATGGCATTCTTCCACGGTCAGCCACAACTTGCAGCAATATATGGTGCCGCACCTTCTGTAGCAGTAAGCGAAATGGCAATGACATTAGTCGGACCAATTGGTTTGGTTTTAACCATAATAGGAGTTGTTGTTTGTCCAATCACAACTGGAGATACATCACTTAGAAGTTCAAGAATTACAATTGCTGATGAACTTAATCTCAATCATGAAAAATTGATTCCAAGGCTGAAAATAGCAGTGCCTTTATTTTTAGCAGCTTTTGGATTGTCATTTATAGATTTCGGTTTGATTTGGAGATATTTTGCTTGGGCTCAATTGATAGTGGCCACGATTGTATTATATGCTGCAAGTGCATACTTAATTCAAAAAGAAAAACCCTACATTATCGCATTGCTTCCGGCAATCATATGTACCCTGATTGCATTTGCATATATCCTGCAAGCCCCTGAAGGATTGAGATTGCCTTCAATGACCGCGAATATAATTTCAGTTATTGCAACAGTCATCATAGGAATAATATTCATTAAAAAATTCAAATCATGA
- a CDS encoding AarF/ABC1/UbiB kinase family protein has translation MDKATKERLHEIREAIKKYGFDKILGQTAKNKIRSKGDDEANELLWDDEIPVKLRLMFQDLGTTFIKLGQLLSTRPDVVGEKIADELANLQDDNPPITYEQVKSIVEEELDGKIEDLFEDFNHQHLATASIGQVHEAKLITGEHVAVKIQKEGITDKIDLDVRILKYIANRADKFNSDLRKLNLPGIMDEFDRSIHKEIDYNNEFMNMQRIEMNFEDNPNIHIPSTYANYCSSKVLTMEFIEGTDLNDVYASTGDEFDKKLLAKNVIDSYLQQLFIDGFFHGDPHPGNIKILENNVICYLDLGMMGSFDEKFKRDLSEVVLLFMDQDVDGLINQLMYMDILDYDIDTTTLRRDLNDLFGRYFGVQLNRFDGVLEALLSLMQEYGVILPNEVVTMARGLSMIEAIAHNLDPEIDVFAELKPVAKRIAKQKLDPKRYFKGKKSNAILYGHMIQALPGLLTRTIHKIDNEELQFRFEVDITDKVSIIALISALIIGSSVVSFGPRLFDMPVISLIGYIIAIILSVIGMRKFVLK, from the coding sequence GTGGATAAGGCAACCAAAGAACGTTTGCATGAAATTAGGGAAGCCATAAAAAAATATGGTTTCGATAAGATTTTAGGTCAAACTGCAAAAAACAAAATTCGTTCAAAAGGTGATGATGAAGCAAATGAACTTTTATGGGATGATGAAATTCCTGTAAAGTTAAGATTAATGTTTCAGGATTTGGGAACCACTTTCATCAAGCTAGGGCAACTGTTAAGTACAAGGCCTGATGTTGTTGGCGAAAAAATTGCAGATGAACTTGCAAACTTACAGGATGACAATCCACCAATAACATATGAACAAGTTAAATCAATTGTTGAAGAAGAACTTGATGGTAAAATTGAGGATTTATTCGAAGATTTTAATCATCAGCATTTGGCTACAGCTTCCATTGGTCAGGTTCATGAAGCTAAGTTGATTACTGGTGAACATGTTGCTGTAAAAATCCAAAAAGAAGGAATCACAGATAAAATTGACCTTGATGTGAGGATATTAAAATATATTGCTAATCGTGCGGATAAATTTAATTCAGATCTTAGAAAACTAAACTTGCCTGGAATCATGGATGAGTTTGACCGTTCCATCCACAAGGAAATCGATTACAATAATGAATTCATGAATATGCAACGCATTGAAATGAATTTTGAAGACAATCCTAATATCCATATTCCGAGTACCTACGCCAATTACTGTTCCTCAAAAGTTTTAACTATGGAATTCATTGAAGGCACAGATTTAAATGATGTATATGCAAGTACTGGTGATGAATTTGACAAAAAACTCTTGGCGAAAAATGTTATAGATTCTTATCTCCAGCAACTTTTCATTGACGGATTCTTCCATGGCGATCCACATCCGGGTAACATCAAGATTTTAGAAAATAATGTGATATGTTATCTTGATTTGGGTATGATGGGATCCTTTGATGAGAAATTCAAACGCGATCTTTCAGAAGTGGTGCTGCTGTTTATGGACCAAGATGTCGACGGGTTGATTAATCAGCTGATGTATATGGACATACTGGACTATGACATTGATACAACCACTTTAAGAAGAGACTTGAATGATTTATTCGGAAGATACTTTGGTGTACAGTTAAATCGTTTTGATGGAGTATTAGAAGCACTTCTTAGCCTTATGCAGGAATATGGAGTTATTCTTCCAAATGAAGTCGTCACTATGGCAAGAGGATTATCTATGATTGAAGCTATTGCACACAATCTTGATCCTGAAATAGATGTTTTCGCAGAATTAAAACCTGTTGCTAAACGTATTGCCAAACAGAAACTTGATCCTAAAAGATATTTTAAAGGCAAAAAAAGTAATGCAATCCTGTATGGACATATGATTCAGGCATTGCCTGGTCTTCTTACAAGAACAATCCATAAGATTGATAATGAAGAATTGCAATTCAGGTTTGAAGTTGACATTACTGACAAGGTTTCAATTATTGCATTGATTTCAGCACTCATAATCGGTTCTTCAGTGGTTTCTTTTGGACCAAGATTATTCGACATGCCAGTAATTTCTTTGATTGGTTATATAATAGCTATAATATTAAGTGTTATAGGCATGAGAAAATTTGTTTTAAAATAA
- a CDS encoding DUF308 domain-containing protein — protein sequence MDFKRILGILFIILGLIFIIFPLFSASAVSFIAGISLIAFGFAAIIDGFSVFSMMTHITIIEVLLGILSILLGILFIYSIDALSFIVGLQFYLIAFVLIFIGVMGIFSRPGAMAKLGSAVILILGILTVFLAAFSAAQPLFVAVLVGVGLIVDGVILVFVPSFDEARAIEG from the coding sequence ATGGATTTCAAAAGAATACTAGGAATTTTATTTATCATATTGGGTTTAATTTTTATAATTTTCCCACTTTTTAGTGCAAGTGCAGTATCCTTTATTGCAGGAATTTCTTTAATTGCATTTGGATTTGCTGCTATTATTGATGGATTTTCTGTATTTAGCATGATGACTCATATTACAATAATTGAAGTATTATTGGGAATACTTTCAATACTTCTCGGAATATTATTTATTTATAGTATTGATGCATTATCTTTTATTGTTGGATTGCAATTTTATTTGATTGCTTTTGTACTGATATTCATTGGTGTAATGGGTATATTTTCAAGACCTGGGGCAATGGCAAAACTTGGTTCAGCAGTGATTTTGATTTTAGGTATACTAACTGTTTTCTTGGCTGCTTTTTCAGCTGCACAACCTTTATTTGTTGCAGTTCTCGTTGGAGTAGGATTAATTGTAGATGGTGTAATCTTGGTGTTTGTCCCATCTTTTGATGAAGCTAGAGCTATTGAAGGTTAA